Proteins encoded by one window of Nicotiana tabacum cultivar K326 chromosome 10, ASM71507v2, whole genome shotgun sequence:
- the LOC107778604 gene encoding mitogen-activated protein kinase kinase kinase 18-like, translated as MDWTRGQTIGHGSSAAVFVAKSRWTREIFAVKSVELSQSQFLQKEQKILSELSSPYIVSYKGYDVTKENDKFMFNLMMEYMSDGTLTDEIRKQGGQINESLIGYYTKQILQGVEYLHSRGVVHCDIKGHNILSGKTGAKIADFGCARRVDQAERDAAASAQPIGGTPMFMAPEVARGEEQGFAADIWGLGCTIIEMATGGSPWTNVTNSASLLYKIAFSGQSPQIPKFLSLQAKDFLSKCLRRDPRERWTAKELLKHPFLEETSNSNQDFVTSSPTSILDQDIWNSVEETETMDFCSIQTVSSMDSAVQRVRELGLKSGEPKWRWDDERWITLRRSSE; from the coding sequence ATGGATTGGACCAGAGGCCAAACCATAGGCCACGGCTCTTCCGCCGCCGTCTTTGTTGCTAAGTCACGTTGGACCAGAGAGATTTTTGCTGTTAAGTCAGTGGAATTATCCCAGTCTCAGTTCTTGCAAAAAGAACAGAAAATTTTGTCCGAATTGAGTTCCCCTTACATAGTTAGCTACAAGGGGTATGATGTTACAAAGGAGAACGACAAATTCATGTTTAATCTTATGATGGAGTACATGTCTGACGGTACACTTACTGATGAAATCCGGAAACAGGGTGGTCAGATCAACGAGTCGTTAATCGGGTATTATACCAAGCAAATTCTGCAAGGAGTAGAGTACCTACATTCAAGAGGCGTAGTACACTGTGACATTAAGGGACACAACATTTTGTCAGGTAAAACCGGTGCCAAAATTGCAGACTTTGGTTGTGCTAGGCGGGTTGATCAGGCGGAGAGGGACGCTGCTGCATCCGCCCAGCCAATTGGCGGCACGCCGATGTTTATGGCACCGGAGGTGGCGCGTGGGGAAGAACAGGGGTTTGCAGCTGATATATGGGGATTAGGATGTACAATTATTGAAATGGCCACAGGTGGATCACCTTGGACTAATGTGACTAATTCAGCTTCATTGCTTTACAAAATTGCATTTTCAGGGCAATCCCCCCAAATTCCAAAGTTTCTGTCTTTACAAGCAAAGGATTTCTTAAGCAAATGCTTGAGAAGAGATCCAAGAGAAAGATGGACGGCTAAAGAACTTCTCAAGCATCCATTTCTTGAGGAAACATCCAATTCGAATCAAGATTTTGTTACAAGCTCCCCAACGAGCATTCTTGATCAAGACATTTGGAATTCAGTGGAGGAAACAGAAACCATGGACTTTTGTTCAATACAAACAGTTAGCTCAATGGACTCTGCTGTGCAAAGGGTAAGAGAATTGGGTTTGAAGTCAGGAGAACCGAAGTGGAGATGGGACGACGAGAGATGGATTACACTTAGAAGAAGCAGCGAATAA
- the LOC107809122 gene encoding cyprosin-like, with translation MGTTYGTYLTALCLLLLLSPMAFSVSNDGLIRVGIKKRKLDQINQAFGGIDSNGANSARTYHLVGNIGDSDTDIVALKNYLDAQYFGEICIGSPPQKFTVIFDTGSSNLWVPSARCYFSLACYLHPKYKSSHSSTYKKNGTSAAIRYGTGSISGYFSNDNVKVGDLIVKDQDFIEATREPGITFLAAKFDGILGLGFQEISVGKAVPVWYNMVNQGLVKKPIFSFWFNRNAQEEEGGELVFGGVDPNHFKGKHTYVPVTHKGYWQFDMGDVLVGGETTGFCSGGCSAIADSGTSLLAGPTTIITQINHAIGASGVVSQECKSLVTEYGKTILDLLESKAAPQKICSQIGLCSSDGSRDVSMIIESVVDKHNGASNGLGDEMCRVCEMAVVWMQNQMRRNETADSIYNYVNQLCDQLPSPMGESAVDCSSLASMPNVSFTIGNKTFDLTPQQYVLQVGEGPVAQCISGFTALDVPPPRGPLWILGDVFMGHYHTVFDYGNSRVGFAEAA, from the exons ATGGGTACTACATATGGAACCTATTTAACTGCACTGTGTTTGTTGCTTCTTTTATCCCCTATGGCGTTTTCTGTATCAAATGATGGACTGATCAGAGTTGGAATTAAGAAGAGGAAGTTGGATCAGATCAACCAGGCTTTTGGTGGTATTGATTCTAATGGAGCAAATTCTGCAAGAACTTATCATCTTGTCGGAAATATAGGAGATTCAGATACTGATATTGTTGCACTAAAGAACTACTTGGATGCTCAGTATTTTGGTGAGATTTGCATTGGATCACCACCTCAAAAGTTCACTGTGATCTTTGATACCGGAAGTTCTAATCTTTGGGTGCCCTCTGCAAGATGTTATTTTTCA CTTGCTTGTTATTTGCACCCCAAGTACAAGTCAAGTCATTCCAGTACCTACAAAAAGAATG GCACATCTGCTGCAATTCGCTATGGAACTGGATCTATTTCTGGATACTTTAGCAATGACAATGTGAAAGTTGGTGATCTTATTGTCAAAGATCAG GACTTTATTGAGGCAACTCGAGAACCAGGCATCACCTTTTTGGCTGCCAAGTTTGATGGTATTCTTGGTCTTGGATTTCAAGAGATATCTGTGGGGAAAGCCGTCCCCGTCTG GTACAATATGGTAAATCAAGGTCTTGTTAAGAAACCTATATTCTCTTTCTGGTTCAATCGGAATGCTCAAGAGGAAGAAGGGGGTGAACTTGTTTTCGGTGGAGTTGATCCCAACCATTTCAAGGGTAAACATACATATGTTCCTGTAACTCACAAAGGCTACTGGCAG TTTGATATGGGTGACGTACTCGTCGGTGGTGAAACAACTG GGTTTTGTTCAGGTGGTTGTTCAGCAATTGCAGATTCTGGAACATCCTTATTGGCAGGACCAACA ACCATTATTACTCAAATTAATCATGCGATTGGAGCTTCAGGAGTCGTCAGCCAGGAGTGCAAGTCATTAGTTACTGAATATGGAAAAACCATATTGGATCTACTAGAATCAAAG GCAGCGCCTCAGAAGATCTGCTCACAAATCGGTCTATGCTCTTCTGATGGTAGTCGGGATGTTAG CATGATCATTGAGAGTGTGGTGGACAAACACAATGGGGCTTCAAATGGCTTGGGTGATGAGATGTGCAGGGTTTGTGAGATGGCTGTGGTATGGATGCAAAACCAAATGAGACGAAATGAAACTGCAGATAGCATCTACAACTATGTTAATCAG CTTTGTGACCAATTGCCCAGTCCAATGGGAGAATCTGCAGTTGACTGCAGCAGCCTTGCTTCCATGCCTAATGTTTCCTTTACCATTGGTAATAAAACATTTGACCTGACGCCACAGCAG TATGTCCTTCAAGTTGGGGAGGGGCCTGTTGCACAGTGCATCAGTGGATTTACAGCTTTAGATGTGCCTCCTCCTCGTGGACCCCTTTG GATCTTGGGAGATGTTTTCATGGGTCACTACCACACTGTGTTTGACTATGGCAATTCGAGAGTTGGTTTTGCTGAGGCTGCTTGA